The Nitratidesulfovibrio sp. SRB-5 genomic sequence AAGGCCTTCGGGCAGCGCACGGGACAGCTCGCTGTCTGCCAGGTTCCTTTCCGGTCCGGTGTCTTGTCCGGCTTCGTGCCCGTCGCCTGCTGCGTCACCTGATCTGTCGCTCTGCCGGACGGGCGCATCCGGCGTGGCGCCCGGTGCGGCGCCAGCCGGGTCGGGCCGGGTGGCGTCCAGCAGGCGGTGCATGGCCCGCACCGCCTCGTCCAGCGATATGCGCAGCAGGGCCAGCACCTCTGCCGTGTGCTCTTGCGAGGCCTCGTGGCGCAGTGCCGCTTCCAGGTCGGCGGCCTGGGACTGCACCGCGCGGGCGCCCAGGGTTCCCGCCACGCCTTTCAGGGTGTGCGCCTCGCGCGTGGCCGCCGCCCCGTCGCCGGACTGGATGAGTTCGGCGATGCGCGTGGCCGCGTCGGCGTGCTGGGAAACGAAGCGCCGTAATAATGTGTGGTAGGTGGCCTGCTTGCCCAGCACCCGGCGCAGTCCCGCTTCCGGGTCGAGAACGTGCCTGGCGTCGTTTTGCCCGTTTCCTCTGCCAGGGCCGGAGGCAGGCGACGTGCCGGGGGATGCGCCGGGCAACGTGTCCGCCTGCGTGGCGGGCGACGTGCCGGGGGCTGTGGTGTCCGCGGCATCCTTCCGCTCCGCCTCGCCCCGCCGGGGCAGCCAGCGGATCAGGGCCGCGAACAGTTCGTCCGGGTCGATGGGCTTGGCCACGTGGTCGTTCATGCCCGCCGCCAGGCACGCCTCGCGGTCACCCCGCATGGCGTTGGCGGTCATGGCCACTATGGGCAGGCTGTCTGCCCCCCGGCTGAGGCGGATGGTGCGGGTGGCCTCGTACCCGTCCATGACGGGCATCTGCACGTCCATCAGCACGAGGTCGTAGTCGCCCTCCATGACCATGCGCACCGCCTGCGCCCCGTCTTCCGCCGCGTCGGGCGCAAGCCCGGCCTCGGCCAACAGCCCCAGGGCCACCTCGCGGTTCAGTTCGTTGTCCTCCACCAGCAGCACGCGCGAACCGCGCACGCCGTCGAGCATGGCGGGGCGGGTATCCGGCGGGGGTACGGCGGCGCGCGGGGCCGGGTGCACCGCGCCCAGAAGGCGCATGGCCGTGTCGAACAGCAGGGATGGCTGCACCGGCTTCACCAGTACGGCGGACACCCCCACTCCCTCGGCCGCGGCGAAAATCTCTTCGCGCCCGTGGGCGGTAACGATGGCCACGGGCAGGTCCGGTGCCAGCAAGCGGATGTTGCGGGCCGTCTCCAGCCCGTCCATGCCGGGCATCTGCCAGTCCAGGAAGATCATGCCGAAGGGGGTGTCCGCGTCCTGGGCTTCGCGCAGCAGTTCCAGCGCGGTCTCGCCGCCGTCCGCCATGACCGGGCGGAAGGTCATGCCTTCCAGCATGTGGGCCAACACCATGCGGGCCTGGGGGTTGTCGTCCACCACCAGCACCCGCAGGCCGCGCAGGTCGATGCGCGGCAGCAGGGCCCGCCGTCCGGAACCCAGGCCCAGCCGGGCCGTGAACCAGAAGGTGCTGCCCCCGCCGGGGGCGCTGTCCACGCCCACGCCGCCGCCCATCAGGTCCGCCAGCTTCTTGGCGATGGCAAGGCCAAGGCCGGTGCCGCCGTACTTGCGGGTGGTGGACGTGTCCGCCTGCTGGAACGAGACGAACAGCCGGGCCTTCTGTTCGTCGGTGAGTCCGATGCCCGTGTCGCGCACGGCAAAGCGTAGCAGCACGTCGGTATCGCCCGTTTCCAGCGTTTCCACACGGATTACGATTTCGCCGTGTTCGGTGAACTTCACCGCGTTGTTGGCGTAGTTGATGAGAATCTGCCCCAGGCGCAACGGGTCGCCCCGCAGTACGGGGGGCACGTTGGCGGCCACGTCGAGCACGAATTCCAGCCCCTTGGTGGCGGCCTTTTCCGAGACCAGGTTGGCCACGGTGTCGAGCACGGTTTCCAGTTCGAACTCGGTGTTCTCCACCGTCAACTTGCCCGCCTCGATCTTGGAGAAGTCGAGGATGTCGTTGAGGATGCCCAGCAGGTGCTGGCCCGAGGCGCGTATCTTGCGCACGTAGTCTGTCTGGCGCGGGTCCAGCTCTGTCTTCAGGGCCAGGTGGGTCATGCCGATGATGGCGTTCATGGGGGTGCGGATTTCGTGGCTCATGTTGGCCAGGAAGTCGCTTTTGAGCCGGGTAGCTTCTTCGGCCATTTCCTTGGCCCGGCGCAGTTCCGCCTCCGTGCGCTTGCGGATGGAGATGTCGCGCAGGGCGGCGCAGGCGCTCATGGGGTGACGGTCGGAGGGAGGCAGCTTGCTGAGGCTGATTTCCAGCGGCAGGCGGGTGCCGTCCTTGCGCACGCCCATCACCTCGCGCTCATGCCCGATGACCTGGAGCGGCGAGGCCAGGAAGTCGTTGCGCAGCTTCACGTGGCGTTGGCGCACTTCCTCTGGCAGGAATTCCTCCACCAGATGTCCGGTAAGCTCGCCCGTCTCGTAGCCCAGCAGCCGTTCCAACTGCGGGTTGCACAGCACGATGCGTCCCTCTCCGTCCACCACCACCATGGCGTCCGGGGCCGAATGCACAATGCCCCGGTACCAGGCCTCGGTATCCTTCAGTTCTGTCTGCTGCTCCTTGAGTTCGGTAATGTCGTTGATCAGGGTGACCCGGCGGGGGGTGATGTCCCTGTCTCCGATGAGCGCACAACGCACGTCGGCCCAGCGCACCTCGCCGTCGGGACGCAGGTAGCGGTGCTCTGCGCGCACCGTGAAGGTGGAGCGGGCCGGGTCCGGCTCGCCGGTGTCCAGCCCGTCATGTTCCGGGCTTCCGTGCCGCGGGGCGGCGTATTCCAGCTTGTCGGGGTCCAGGCGGCCCAGCAGGGCTTCCAGCGCCTCGCGGTCGTCGGGGTGAAAGAAATCCTCAAGGTCGCGCCCGCGCAGTTCCGGTTCGCTGATGCCGATGAAGTCGATGAAGGCGGGATTGGCCCGGTCGATGCCAAGCCCCCTGCGCTCGCTGACGATGCCGATGCCCGCCGTTTCGAACACGGCGCGGAAGAAGGCCTCGCTGCGGCGCAGCAATTCGCGGCTTTCCTGCAGTTCCGTTGCCTGGCTGCGGGTCTGGTCCAGCAGGCTGCGGGTGTGCAGGTTGCGCTCCAGCACTTCCTGCGACAGGGCGGCCATGGGCAGCATGTCCTCGAACAGGGTGGCGGCGCGCGGGGGCAGCGGCCCCAGGGTGGCCAGTTCAAGCACGCCCAGCAGCCGTTCGCCCAGCAGCAGCGGATAGGCCCGCAACGAAGCGGGGTGCACGTCGCCCAGCCCGGTGGCGAAGCGCAGGGTTTCTCCTTCCGGCGGCGTGAGCTCCACCGGTGCGCGCGTGGCGGCGCAACGGCCCACCAGCCCGCCGTCCCTGGGCATTCTGGCGGGCGGGCCGCCGACGATGCCGCCCAGCGAGGCCACCAGATCGAGATGCACGCCGTCGTCGTTGGGCACGTACAGCGCCGCGTAGGGGGCGCCGGATACCTGCGCGGCCACGGCGGACAGTCGCTGGCCGAAGGAATCCAGGTCGCCCGCCTGTTGCAGGGTGGTGGCCGTCTCGGACATCTGGGCCTTGATCCAGCGCTGCTGCTCCATCTGGCGCGAAACGCCCAGCAGCACTTGCAGCGAGCGGGCCATGGCCCCCATTTCGTTGCGTTCCTCGCCGTAGGGGATCCGCACGTCGAGGTCGCCGTCGGCCAGTGCCTTGACGCAGCCGGTCAGGGCCAGCAGGCGCCGCCGGATGCTCCAGCTGACAAGATAGGTGATGGCCACGACCATGGCGCAGAACAGTCCGTACGCCGCAATGGCCTTGAGCAACGTGGTCCTGTTTTCCGTCACCGAGGACTGGAAGAAATGTTCCGCCGTGGAGCGGGCCGCGTGCATCAGGTCGTCGATGGCGTGCAGCAGCCGGTCGGCCGGATTCTGGGGCGAGGATTCGGTAAGCCGCCAGGCTTCCTGTATCTCGCGGTTTTCGGCCATGGTCATGGCCCGGTCGCGCATGGACAGGAAGTCGTCGTAGTGGCTTGCCAGGGCGTCGATGAGGGCTGGCTCGCCCTGGAAATTGGCGCGCACGGCTTCCATGCAGTCGTGGAACAGGCGTTCCTCGCGCCGCAGGGTGGCCACTTGCTCGGCCTTGATGGCCTCGTCCACCTCGATGATCTGCTCGCGCATGGCCACGCGCATGCGCTCCACGCTTTCCTTGGCCTGCTGCAGACTGCTGGTGGCGATGAAGGTGTGCCGGTAGACGGTGTTGGCGTCTTCGGCCATGTCGCTCATCAGGCTCAGGGTGCTGTACCCGAGGACGATGCTGAAGGCGACGATGAGCAGCGTGCAGATGAGCAGCCGCTGGAAGACGGAAAGATGGCGGAACAGCATGGGGCCCGGGGGGGTGGGCATGGTGGGGCTCCTTCCTGCCGTAGGAGTGCCCGTGGGGACCGGGCGGGAATGCATGTCGCAGTATAGGCGAGCGCGGGGAATATTGTCCAGAAGGCGGGGAATAACGAAAGGGGGCGGCAGGGGGAACCGGGAGAAGAAGAGCCGGGCCAACGGGCCAAAGCGTGCCATGGGGCGAAGCCGCAGGCGATGGGCCAGACGGGAATGATGGCCCAGGCAGGAATGATGAACCGGATGGAGGGACGGGTGAAAACGGGAGAGGACGGATGCAGTGACCCGACGGGCACGGCCCAACGGGGCTCGGGCTGATGGAGCCCGGCCAGTGCGCCCGACCAGTCCGGCTCGGTCAGTATGGCCCCGGTCAGTCTGCCAAGACGCTCCACAGGCGATACACCGCGACGTCCGCCGACGTGGCGTCGCGGGCATCGCGGGCAAGGGCCTGGGCTTCGGCACGGGTTGCGGCCTCATCGTGGCGTGCAACGCCATCCCCGGGGTGCCAGCGGATCAGGAACGGCGGCGCGGGATAGGGACCACGCCCTTCGGACCACGCGGGGCGTTCCACGACGGCGGAGCCGCGGTGGCGTTGTGGCGGCGCGGGCTGCCTGTCGCTGGCGTGCGCGGGAAATTTCGTGCCGATGCCCGGGGGGACGAAGGTGGCGGCGTGGTGCGCCTGGCCCGGGGAGGCAGGGTCGGAAAGAACCGGGGGGATGGGCGAGTGGGGTGCGCAAGGGGCGGGTGTGGCGTGCATGGTACCTCCGTGTTCCGATGTGGAAACAGGATTGCACAAAATGTGCGAAGGATCCAGCAGGGTGCGTGAGAGGGGATGGGGGATGGGGGAAATGGGGCGAAGCCAATGGGCGGCGAGGGACAAGGGAATGGCCGTGCCGGGCCGGGCGGTGCCGGGCCTGACGGGGCCAAGACCGGAGCCGGATGAAGTCCGGCGCGGCTGGCGGCGAGGGGCACAAGGGACGCGCGGATCGCGCATGATCGGAACGGCGCGCGGATTGCGTGCGGTCGGGGCGGCAGCGCCGCAGCGGCCTGGCGAGACGCGGCGTCGGGCTACAGTTCCTTGCCCGCCCAGATGACCCGACCGATGACTTCCCATTGCAGGGCTTCGTCGCGGGGGTCGATCTCGATGTCCTGATAGGCGAACTCCGGGTTGTCCCCCCGAAAATGGTAGCGTCCCGGCGTGCGCGAAAACCGCTTGATGTAGATTTCGTCCTGCACCCGCACCACGTAGATGCGGTCTTCCGCCAGCGCATGGTCGTGCTGGTTCACCAGCACCAGGTCGCCGTCATGCAGGGTGCGTTCCATGGAGCGGCCCATGACCTCCATGAGGCACAGGCCCGTGGTGGATCTTGCCCGGCCCAGGACCCAGTCCAGGCGGAAGGCGTGCTGTTCCTGCGGATGGCCGCCGGTCTGCAACGAGCCGCCGCCCGCGCTGGGGCGTGCTTCCGCCCTGTCCACCAGTACGAATTCCTCGGCCAGACGCCGGACTTCTTCCGGCACTTCCGGTTGCCCGGCGGACGCGCGGGGCGCCTCTCCGTAAGGGCGCAGCATGCGTTCGTGCAGGCCGCGCCGGTGCGGCTGAAGCCCGCCGACAGCTGGGATGTGGTCCAGGTGTTCGGTGAGCCGCGCGAGATTGGTGCGGCTGGGAAAGCGTTCGCCGTTCTTCCAGGCGTAGACGGTACGCTCGCTGACCCCCGCGATTTCCGCAAGGCGCTTCACGCCGCCCACGCTGTGCAGCGCGTCGATGACGTATTCCCGAAGCTCGTCCCAGTCGGTACCCGTGGAATCATATTCGTTCATGCATGTGATGTTAGCACATTCTGTGCGAATGTCCACGAAAAATTGCCATCGGTGTACCGATACTCTTGACGTTTGTGTGCGAAGTGTGAAATATCTGTGCGCACGGAACGTCTCCTGTCTTGATGTTCTTGTGCGGCGGGCCGCATGGCCTGCCGGTCGGAGCGGGTGGTGATCGGGCCGGTTTGCGACGGAAACGACGAGACGGCGTTTTTATAGGATTGTCGATATGAAAGCGGTCCGAGCCGAAGGCTCCTTGTGGAGCGTCCGGCTTAGGCGCAGCGAGAGGGAAGGAAATGCGCGCAATGTCACGCGGTACCAGATGTGCCGTATGCGGAAGCTCGTTCGGCTTGCAAGAGCTCGAGGGCGGGGCCGAGGTGGTGGCCGGCGTGGTGCTGTGCCCGTCCTGTGCCGAGGGGTGCAGCCTGCATGACCGGCGGCTGCCCATGATGTTCATAGAGGTTGACGAGCACCGCCGCCTGCTTGGCCTGTACCACGCAAGCCACGACGAGGCCCGCCACCCCACGCCTGAAACGGCGCGCATCCGGCTGCGCGCGCTGGAGGCGTGCAACCGCTTCTTTGAAGGAGGTGCGTCATGCCGATAGTGACTTGCCTGCATTGCGGCACGCCGTTTTCCGTCAATCCCGCCCGGCTGCTGCACGGCAGGGGGCGGTATTGCAGCCGGTCCTGCCATGCGGCAGCGCGAACCCTGGAACGCCCCGAGCGTTGCCAGTTGTGCGGCGGCCCCATGCCGCCGGGGCGCGCCCATCGCCGCTACTGCTCGCGGGAATGCGTGGCGCTGGCCGCCGCCGGGCAGGCCAGGCCGCAGCCGCGCGACTGCGCGGTGTGCGGATGCAGGTTCACCCCTGCCACGCTGCGGGACAGGTTCTGCGGTCCCGGTTGCGAGGCGGCGGCACATGGCCTGGACCACGGGCTGTTCGAGGATCCGTGGGCCTCGGGTGACATCCCGCCGGATTGTTATGGCCGCGATCTGTTCCGCATGCCGGACATGGTGCTTGGATTCTGAGGCCCGCCGAAGGGCGAGCGGTCGTTACCGGCGAGGGGATCGTGCCGGTTGGCCGCCACACGGCGAGGACGCCGTCCGGCGCGCCCCGCGCCGGTACGGGATATGCCGATCCGCGTGCGCAACGCGATGCGGCTGGTGCGACGTGACCGTCGCAGAGGAGGATGCCGCATGGCGGCTGTGAACAGAGTGATGCTGCTCGGGCGCGTGATGGCCGCGCCCCGGCCCGGAACCGGCACCCCCGGTGGTTGCGTGCTGTTTTCCGTCAGCACCGAAGGTGCCGGACAAGATGACGCGGGCCAGCGGCACCGGGTGCGCGTCACCGGTGACCAGGCAGCATGGTGCCTTGTGCGATTGCGGCGCGGCATGCTGGTGCACGTGGAAGGTGAATTGCTGGCCTGCGCGCAGGAGGGGAAAGCCAGCGCCGTGGTGGCGGCGTGGCTGGTCCAGGCCGTGGAGGATGACCGGCGCTCCGGGCCACCCATGCATGCACCGATAAACCCCGTTGCGCTATCCGGCGCGATGCACGCCGCTCGCGCCGAAGTGCCCCGTTCGGGAGTGCGGTGCGCCAGGGCGGAGTTGTTCGGTCGGTGGGGAGATGAGCATGCCCGGGATGATGTCGGGGCGTGGCCGATGGCGTGGCGGCAGGCTCCGGAAACGGGCGAGGGCGTGCCGGGCAGCCCGCCGGGGCGCATGCACTGAGGCCGCAGCGCATATGCGTGGAAGGTGCCCGCTGTCGGTCACCCGTGATGCAACGTCAGCCGTGGCGCACACGCCGCGAAACAGGGAGGAAGAACACATGCAGGGGGCGCAGCAGCCGCAGCAAGGGCTTGTGCACGGGCATGTTCCGGAGATGGCGCGGACGCCCCGCGGCGTCTGCGGGGGCGGTGAACCTCGGCCCATGGACATGCGCCAGGAGGATGCCCGGCCTTGGGGATGGCAGGCCGGTGCGCATCATGCGGCCATGGGGCGGGGCTTGGCCTGGGGGCGGGGGGACGGCCCGTGGTCCGTGCCTTTTGTACTGGTGGGGCTGGACGCCATTGGCCGTGCCGTGGGGGCAGGGCAGGGGGCGGTGAAGCGCTGGATTCGCGAGGACGGATTTCCCGCCCGCAGATGTTCGGACGGTACGTATCGGGCCGATCCCGAGGCGGTGCGGCGGTGGTTTTGGGGGGAAGGCGAAGCGGTCCCGCACGGAGTTCTGCCGTCCGGATATCCCGCCGGGTCGGCACCGGGCTGCGTTGCCCGTTGTGAAAGGGGAGGCGGGGTGGAGCGCGGACACTAGGGGGTATTTCCAGATGGCCCCGCGTGCGTTGGCTGTGCCAGGCTTCAGCCGACATTTCAGCGGACTGCAAGAAGGGCGCATCCCCTTATGCCGGGCGTGGCTTGCTGGTCATCGAACAAAAAGCTGATCCGGAACTCCCCCTTGCCGGAAGCGGGGGCGTCCGCGCGCGAAATTCCGGAACATGCGTGGCCGGGCGGCGGATGCCGTCCGGCCACGCGGCATTGGGCGTGTACTTCAGGGGGGCTACTGGCCCTGGATGGTCACGTTGAATTCGTCGTCCACGGCCACCCTGACGTTGGCGGTGATGCCGATCCAGCGGGAGGCCGCCACGGTGAGCGCGGGCAGGGCCCCCTGGATGTCGCGTGAACTGCCGGTGCTGGTCACCACCACCTTCCACAGTACGGGGCCAGTCAGTTCGGCGGGTGAGGGCAGGCCCTCCACCGTGCCGATGGGGGTGCCGTAGGGCGGTCTTGCATATTCGGGCACGTCCGGGCCAGCCATGTTCGGGCCAGACATGTTCGGGCCAGCCATGTTCGGGCCAGCCATGTTCGGGCCAGACATGTTCGGGCCGGGCCCGGCAGGGGCCGGGCCTGCGGACTTTGCCGCGCGCTCGGCATCACTTGCGGGTTCCGCAGTGTTCCCCGGCGTCTTCCGGCCTGCGACGCCCTTCGTCGCCATCCCCTGTTCCGGCATTCCCGTCATCCCCGTCATCCCCTGATCTGGTTCCTCCTGCCCTGCCTGGGCCGAAGAGGGCGTTTCCGGGGCGGTGGCGCGACCGGCTCGCAGGTCACGCGCCTCTATGGACAGAGTGCGGGTATGCACCACCGTCATGGGCGGCGGGTAGCCGTAGCCGGTGCCGAACCCGCGATAGCCGCCGTAGCCCCAGCCGCCGTAGCGGCTGCCGTAGGCCCCGCCGTACCACGGCCACGAGCCGTAGCCGATGCCGATGCCCACGGACGGGCGCGAGGAGTACGACGTGTCCGGCACCTCGTGCGGGCCGTCCACCTTCCATTCCACCACCACGGCCATGTCCGCAGTCTCGGGGCTGGGGGCCTCGCGGTAGCCGTGCCCGGTGAGCACGGCACGCAGCCGCTGGGTGGACTGGCGGAACATGTCGGCGTTGATGGCGTTCAGCGTGGACAGCGCGGTGCCGGGTACCAGCACGTAGCTCTGACCGGCCTTGCGGAAGCCGGGAGCCGACACGGCCTGCACGTCGGCCTTCATGCGCGGAGCGCACCCCGTGAGCAGCAGAACGCCCAGAAAGAGCAGGCAGGCCAGCAGGCTGGTCAGCAGGCGCGGGATGCCGGGGGGGGGTGAACAGGCGATGCGGGCAGTCATGGGATGTCCTTTGCCACGCGGCAGGTGGTGTCCGTTGCGTGCGGGCGGCAGGCCGCCGTCATGGGTTTTCGGCCCGGATGGTTCTGCGTGGTCCCGCGCAGCCCTCATGCCCCTCATGCGCCGTGTGGGCTGGATGAGCCGACTGAGCCGGGGGGCTCCGGGATGGTTCGGGCGAATCCGGGCCGGGGATTCAATGAGCCACGAACTGGGCGGCGGTCAAGCGGACCGTGTCTTTCAGAATATGTGCATGCGAAGGGTGGCTGTCCATGGCGTGCCGCTGGCAGGTGTGGGAAGGGACGGGTACTGGCACGGAGCGGCATGGCGGGGCGCCTCGCTCTTGCCTCGGGCCGCAGGCTGAGGGAGGGATGGAGGAACTGCGGACCGGCGCGCGCTCGGACACGGGATCGAAGCGGATGTGCGCGGCATGCGGCCTGCCACGCATTGCCCGTCGTGTTCCGGCCCTGTCATATCCA encodes the following:
- a CDS encoding response regulator — protein: MPTPPGPMLFRHLSVFQRLLICTLLIVAFSIVLGYSTLSLMSDMAEDANTVYRHTFIATSSLQQAKESVERMRVAMREQIIEVDEAIKAEQVATLRREERLFHDCMEAVRANFQGEPALIDALASHYDDFLSMRDRAMTMAENREIQEAWRLTESSPQNPADRLLHAIDDLMHAARSTAEHFFQSSVTENRTTLLKAIAAYGLFCAMVVAITYLVSWSIRRRLLALTGCVKALADGDLDVRIPYGEERNEMGAMARSLQVLLGVSRQMEQQRWIKAQMSETATTLQQAGDLDSFGQRLSAVAAQVSGAPYAALYVPNDDGVHLDLVASLGGIVGGPPARMPRDGGLVGRCAATRAPVELTPPEGETLRFATGLGDVHPASLRAYPLLLGERLLGVLELATLGPLPPRAATLFEDMLPMAALSQEVLERNLHTRSLLDQTRSQATELQESRELLRRSEAFFRAVFETAGIGIVSERRGLGIDRANPAFIDFIGISEPELRGRDLEDFFHPDDREALEALLGRLDPDKLEYAAPRHGSPEHDGLDTGEPDPARSTFTVRAEHRYLRPDGEVRWADVRCALIGDRDITPRRVTLINDITELKEQQTELKDTEAWYRGIVHSAPDAMVVVDGEGRIVLCNPQLERLLGYETGELTGHLVEEFLPEEVRQRHVKLRNDFLASPLQVIGHEREVMGVRKDGTRLPLEISLSKLPPSDRHPMSACAALRDISIRKRTEAELRRAKEMAEEATRLKSDFLANMSHEIRTPMNAIIGMTHLALKTELDPRQTDYVRKIRASGQHLLGILNDILDFSKIEAGKLTVENTEFELETVLDTVANLVSEKAATKGLEFVLDVAANVPPVLRGDPLRLGQILINYANNAVKFTEHGEIVIRVETLETGDTDVLLRFAVRDTGIGLTDEQKARLFVSFQQADTSTTRKYGGTGLGLAIAKKLADLMGGGVGVDSAPGGGSTFWFTARLGLGSGRRALLPRIDLRGLRVLVVDDNPQARMVLAHMLEGMTFRPVMADGGETALELLREAQDADTPFGMIFLDWQMPGMDGLETARNIRLLAPDLPVAIVTAHGREEIFAAAEGVGVSAVLVKPVQPSLLFDTAMRLLGAVHPAPRAAVPPPDTRPAMLDGVRGSRVLLVEDNELNREVALGLLAEAGLAPDAAEDGAQAVRMVMEGDYDLVLMDVQMPVMDGYEATRTIRLSRGADSLPIVAMTANAMRGDREACLAAGMNDHVAKPIDPDELFAALIRWLPRRGEAERKDAADTTAPGTSPATQADTLPGASPGTSPASGPGRGNGQNDARHVLDPEAGLRRVLGKQATYHTLLRRFVSQHADAATRIAELIQSGDGAAATREAHTLKGVAGTLGARAVQSQAADLEAALRHEASQEHTAEVLALLRISLDEAVRAMHRLLDATRPDPAGAAPGATPDAPVRQSDRSGDAAGDGHEAGQDTGPERNLADSELSRALPEGLLDQLETLIEEDDSEAVDLFNTHSDALRAALGQPLVTGMGEALRAFEFETALEMLRSARPPCDG
- a CDS encoding S24 family peptidase, whose product is MNEYDSTGTDWDELREYVIDALHSVGGVKRLAEIAGVSERTVYAWKNGERFPSRTNLARLTEHLDHIPAVGGLQPHRRGLHERMLRPYGEAPRASAGQPEVPEEVRRLAEEFVLVDRAEARPSAGGGSLQTGGHPQEQHAFRLDWVLGRARSTTGLCLMEVMGRSMERTLHDGDLVLVNQHDHALAEDRIYVVRVQDEIYIKRFSRTPGRYHFRGDNPEFAYQDIEIDPRDEALQWEVIGRVIWAGKEL
- a CDS encoding single-stranded DNA-binding protein encodes the protein MAAVNRVMLLGRVMAAPRPGTGTPGGCVLFSVSTEGAGQDDAGQRHRVRVTGDQAAWCLVRLRRGMLVHVEGELLACAQEGKASAVVAAWLVQAVEDDRRSGPPMHAPINPVALSGAMHAARAEVPRSGVRCARAELFGRWGDEHARDDVGAWPMAWRQAPETGEGVPGSPPGRMH